A genomic segment from Oryctolagus cuniculus chromosome 14, mOryCun1.1, whole genome shotgun sequence encodes:
- the FASTKD3 gene encoding FAST kinase domain-containing protein 3, mitochondrial: MAFVTLRRNLCHLPDLRIHGALAALKSRPANPILHASRERLCPRPCSLQAESFRRVGLRRACGRKFHAENGAGPRPAGEPLSSPVGPWDRLEQEQVHSERLDGFRSAGEVLAFVSSLDTLPDGVAARALQRLCELEKRHGDRGPPADLLEDSVFRAVCLQLEQELPRLSGASLVAAFRALTLLQVDPQSSLMGALAAECQNRLTRGGLDAPSLCALGESLITLQGPGCAAVDSVLCQLQGENVETLTPENIMALYRILQACPEKVSQHQALLNRLNSVSLSVVSYLSPKSISQMLSALVVLDQTQALPLVIKLGKHVVRHIPRFTSEELGKVLDAFIYFGQHDRFFTKALEQHVAALCLSLDAEVVSRVVEYCGRKLILSQPILDAAAETFVCQPEKFSPSQISKLIEPFGKLNYLPPNAPALFGKLEARLATHFSYFPPKALLKLLHSCSLIEYHPVNFMPKIFSPFFLQQLQGEGSYLDRVSLAQLTQLFLTSVLECPFYKGPKLLPKYQVKSFLTPCCSLETPVDFQLYKSVMIGLIDLFGARLYFASKVLTPYCYTIDVEIKLDEEGFVLPVSVDEDVYKRVALCIDGPQRFCSNGKHLLGKEAIKQRHLQLLGYQVVQVPYHEIEVLKSRLELVEYLQRKLFPQNTAARW; this comes from the exons ATGGCTTTCGTCACCCTGCGGAGGAACCTGTGCCATTTACCTGACTTGCGGATCCACGGAGCTCTGGCCGCTCTGAAAAGCCGGCCTGCGAATCCCATTCTGCACGCGAGCAGGGAGCGTCTGTGTCCGCGGCCGTGTTCGCTACAAGCTGAGTCTTTCAGAAGAGTGGGGCTCCGTCGTGCCTGTGGTCGCAAGTTCCATGCAGAAAATGGAGCCGGCCCTCGCCCAGCCGGCGAGCCCCTCTCCTCTCCAGTGGGCCCCTGGGAcaggctggagcaggagcaggtgcattCCGAGAGACTGGACGGCTTCCGCTCAGCCGGAGAAGTGCTGGCTTTTGTGAGCTCCCTGGACACTCTGCCGGACGGCGTGGCAGCCAGAGCTTTGCAGCGGCTTTGCGAGCTGGAGAAAAGGCATGGTGACCGAGGGCCGCCCGCAGACCTCCTGGAGGACAGCGTCTTCCGGGCTGTGTGCCTCCAGTTGGAGCAGGAGCTCCCGCGCCTGTCCGGCGCGAGTCTGGTCGCTGCCTTCCGAGCGCTGACGCTCCTGCAGGTGGATCCTCAGAGCAGCCTGATGGGAGCGCTGGCGGCGGAGTGCCAGAACCGCCTCACGAGAGGAGGCCTGGATGCTCCCAGCCTCTGCGCGCTCGGGGAAAGTCTGATTACCCTTCAGGGTCCAGGGTGTGCGGCAGTGGACAGTGTTCTGTGTCAGCTGCAGGGGGAAAACGTGGAGACATTGACCCCTGAGAACATCATGGCCCTTTACAGAATCCTGCAGGCCTGTCCTGAAAAAGTCAGCCAACACCAGGCCTTGTTAAATCGGCTCAACAGCGTCTCCCTTTCAGTCGTTTCCTACCTGAGCCCCAAATCCATCAGCCAGATGCTCAGTGCCCTGGTGGTTCTCGATCAAACGCAGGCACTGCCTCTGGTTATAAAGCTGGGGAAACACGTTGTGCGGCACATCCCGCGTTTCACCAGTGAGGAGCTCGGGAAGGTCCTGGACGCTTTCATCTACTTTGGGCAACATGACAGGTTCTTCACGAAAGCCTTAGAGCAGCACGTGGCTGCGCTGTGTCTCTCCCTGGACGCCGAGGTGGTCAGCAGGGTCGTGGAGTACTGCGGCAGGAAGCTGATCCTGTCACAGCCCATCCTTGACGCCGCCGCCGAGACGTTTGTTTGCCAACCTGAGAAGTTCTCACCTAGTCAGATTTCCAAACTGATCGAGCCCTTCGGGAAACTCAACTATTTGCCCCCTAATGCCCCTGCTTTGTTTGGGAAGCTAGAAGCTAGGCTCGCCACTCATTTCAGTTACTTCCCACCCAAAGCGCTCTTGAAACTTCTCCATTCCTGCTCACTTATCGAATACCACCCGGTCAACTTCATGCCGAAGATATTCAGCCCTTTTTTCCTTCAACAGCTGCAAG GTGAAGGATCTTACCTGGACAGAGTGAGTCTGGCTCAGCTCACCCAGCTCTTCCTAACCTCAGTCCTGGAATGCCCTTTCTATAAG GGTCCAAAACTCCTTCCCAAATATCAAGTGAAATCGTTTCTTACTCCATGTTGTTCCCTGGAGACGCCTGTGGATTTTCAGCTTTATAAATCTGTGATGATTGGACTCATTGACCTTTTCGGAGCAAGACTGTATTTTGCTTCCAAAGTGTTAACACCCTATTGTTATACCATAG ATGTTGAAATTAAATTAGATGAAGAAGGATTTGTATTACCAGTTTCAGTTGATGAAGATGTCTATAAAAG AGTAGCACTGTGCATTGATGGTCCACAAAGATTTTGCTCTAATGGCAAGCATTTACTAGGAAAAGAGGCCATTAAACAAAGACACCTGCAGTTACTTGGTTACCAAGTTGTTCAG GTGCCCTATCATGAGATTGAGGTACTCAAATCGAGACTGGAGTTGGTAGAGTATTTACAAAGGAAGCTGTTTCCTCAAAACACGGCTGCTCGTTGGTAA
- the CFAP90 gene encoding cilia- and flagella-associated protein 90 produces MDQDGLEEEEEITAATLRARPRPLPISALSAFSYVPPRRLDPKEYSYYYRQGQTGIISLYDCVFKRKLDYNQKLHRDDREHTKGLGLHVNKEERERPVGVLASSVYGRRIHQPVEPLNRDFRRANHVQADFYRKNDILSIKTPGFGHIAPA; encoded by the exons ATGGACCAGGACggcctggaggaggaagaggagatcACGGCCGCCACACTGCGGGCCAGGCCGCGGCCGCTGCCCATCTCGGCGCTGTCGGCCTTCAGCTACGTCCCGCCGCGGCGCCTGGACCCCAAGGAGTACAGCTACTACTACCGCCAGGGCCAG ACGGGGATTATTTCCCTCTACGACTGCGTTTTTAAGAGGAAGCTTGATTATAATCAGAAACTGCACCGGGATGACAGAGAGCACACAAAAGGCCTGGGACTTCATGTTAACAAGGAG GAACGAGAGAGGCCCGTGGGCGTGCTGGCCTCCTCCGTCTACGGGAGGCGCATCCACCAGCCCGTGGAGCCACTGAACCGGGATTTCCGCCGTGCCAACCACGTGCAGGCTGACTTCTACCGGAAGAATGACATCCTCAGCATCAAGACACCTGGCTTTGGGCACATCGCTCCAGCCTGA